One window of Candidatus Neomarinimicrobiota bacterium genomic DNA carries:
- a CDS encoding ribonuclease H-like domain-containing protein: protein MHQLKDKLQQLSQEKSPRRPSLRDTLTRLYLRPGTNHKLHPDDSFSRARRAMHEFVNGEYVNTHFGDVFIAKVRYPKDSAHGNVPLLSLSEISDRWLSRWGKFPQPSRFDWRKTIFVDTETSGLAGGGGTIPFLIGIGYFYRNQFRIEQFFADSHAVEEGMLELVIEFVRPFDTVVTFNGKTFDIPLLETRYILKRKQSPFTVLNHLDLLHPSRQMWGLTLEDCKLQTLERKILGFRRDDDLPGEEVPYAYFNYIRRGNPDPLYKVFRHNADDIASLAAILFRLWEAIKASEDEQTPQIHFSRGKILNRLGEKRRAVESFKRAREGVLSSSGKLQVSSHLSMLHKSEGRWRDAEALWLEMIEEPAPFHLLPYVELAKYYEHKTKDMRRAKKIVESCLGRIPEHRMREIDELNNRLSRLVRKIEKRELLKL from the coding sequence TTGCACCAGTTGAAGGATAAACTTCAGCAGCTCTCGCAAGAGAAATCGCCCCGCCGCCCGTCTCTGCGTGATACGCTTACTCGACTCTACCTCCGCCCGGGAACAAATCATAAACTTCATCCTGACGATTCCTTCTCCCGCGCCAGGCGCGCAATGCATGAATTTGTGAATGGAGAGTATGTCAACACACATTTTGGCGATGTCTTTATTGCTAAGGTTCGCTATCCGAAAGACTCTGCTCATGGCAATGTGCCGCTACTCTCACTGAGTGAGATTTCGGACAGGTGGCTTTCCCGTTGGGGAAAATTCCCGCAGCCGTCCCGTTTCGACTGGCGCAAGACCATCTTTGTCGATACGGAAACATCCGGTCTGGCTGGTGGCGGCGGCACCATTCCCTTCCTGATCGGTATCGGCTATTTCTACCGCAATCAATTTCGTATCGAGCAGTTCTTTGCCGACTCGCATGCCGTGGAAGAAGGGATGCTGGAGCTAGTGATAGAATTTGTCCGGCCGTTTGATACTGTCGTAACTTTTAACGGTAAGACTTTTGACATCCCACTGCTGGAGACGCGCTATATACTTAAACGGAAGCAAAGTCCCTTTACGGTACTGAATCACCTGGACCTACTCCACCCGAGCCGCCAGATGTGGGGGCTTACACTGGAAGACTGCAAGCTTCAGACGTTAGAGAGAAAGATACTCGGTTTCCGTCGTGATGACGATCTACCGGGTGAAGAGGTACCCTATGCCTATTTCAACTACATCAGACGGGGGAATCCTGATCCACTCTACAAAGTTTTTCGGCACAACGCTGATGATATTGCATCCTTGGCGGCCATTCTGTTTCGGCTGTGGGAGGCGATTAAGGCGTCAGAGGATGAGCAGACGCCACAGATTCATTTTTCGCGCGGAAAGATTCTGAACAGGCTGGGAGAGAAGAGGAGAGCCGTTGAATCCTTCAAGAGAGCAAGAGAAGGAGTATTATCTTCCAGCGGGAAACTTCAGGTGTCGTCGCATCTTTCCATGCTTCACAAATCGGAGGGGCGGTGGCGTGATGCGGAGGCGTTGTGGCTCGAGATGATTGAAGAACCGGCCCCTTTCCATCTGCTTCCGTATGTGGAACTCGCCAAATACTATGAGCACAAAACTAAGGATATGCGACGCGCCAAGAAGATCGTTGAGAGCTGTCTCGGTCGCATCCCGGAGCATAGGATGCGGGAGATCGATGAACTGAATAATCGCCTCAGCCGTCTTGTGCGAAAGATCGAAAAACGGGAGCTTTTAAAACTATGA
- a CDS encoding MarR family transcriptional regulator produces the protein MEFDELITELTLTLNALHRKQICQEGQTLSQCFILLSIPDGGIDMSTLAQKLGLDNSTVTRLIDNLEKRGVLKRKRSQSDRRVNRVFLTDAGEEVLSQLESRSAALSERIENQLSDEEQEVIRESLEGVLWSLSKELLRLS, from the coding sequence ATGGAATTTGACGAACTCATTACAGAACTGACCCTCACCCTCAACGCCCTTCACAGAAAACAGATCTGTCAGGAAGGGCAGACTCTCTCCCAGTGTTTCATCCTCCTTTCCATCCCCGACGGCGGCATCGATATGTCGACGCTGGCGCAGAAGCTGGGTCTCGACAACAGTACCGTGACGCGGTTGATAGATAATCTCGAGAAGAGAGGAGTTCTAAAGAGAAAGCGGAGCCAGAGTGATCGTAGAGTGAACCGAGTGTTTCTGACTGATGCGGGAGAAGAAGTGCTGAGTCAACTCGAGTCGCGGAGCGCCGCGCTGAGTGAAAGAATCGAAAACCAGCTTTCAGATGAGGAACAGGAAGTGATCAGAGAGTCTCTGGAAGGAGTGCTCTGGAGCCTGTCGAAGGAGCTGTTGAGGCTGAGTTAA